In Mucilaginibacter sp. KACC 22063, the genomic stretch CGATAGTCATCTAATAGGCTTGGCGCATGTTTTATAGGGTCAAATAAAAATATCCGAAGATCGGTTGGTTCTTTTTGAATAAGATCGATATAATCGCCAAATTTCATTTCTGCAGCCGAGGCATTGATCGCCTTTGATGGATCGGCTTTTGAGCTATCATAGAGAGGAACAATCTGGTCGCCTACCACTTCCTTTAAATATTCGAAAGTCCATTTTTGTAAAGCAGGCCAGGTTTCGGTAGCCTTGCGTATTACCAATGGTTTTCGCGGAATTAAATAATTGTTAATGAAATCTTCTTTGCTGATATGATCAACTCTGTCGATTTGCGATAGTATCAAACCCATGTTCACAAATGATTAACAGGCAAATTTAGCTAAAACAAGGTTTCGGCACTTAAATTTATTTTTTATTACTGTACTATAACAAAAAAGCCTAACGATGTTTATCGTCAGGCTTCAATTTAAATATATACTAACTTAATATTAAATTAGTTTGGCATTAATACAGTGTTAACAACGTGTATTACACCATTACTTTGAAATACGTCGGCAATGGTTACCCATGATTTGCCGCCTTTTTCATCAACAAGGTAAAGTTTTTTGCCTTGCAACATGGCCCAAAGCTTGCCACCGCTAACGGTTGATAGTTCTGCTTTACCATTACCTGCTTTAACTTTAGCCATAAGGTCTGCAGCGCTTAAGCGACCTGCTACCACATGGTAGGTTAAAATTTTAGTAAGCGTGGCTTTGTTTTCTGGTTTAAGCAGGGTTGCAACTGTGCCTTGTGGTAATTTGTCAAAGGCCTCGTTGGTTGGTGCAAAAACAGTGAAAGGGCCTGGGCCTTCTAATGTTTCCACTAAGCCAGCTGCTTTAACTGCAGCAACAAGGGTAGTATGGTCTTTAGAGTTTACTGCATTTTCTACAATGTTTTTAGTTGGATACATTGCTGCTCCACCAACCATTTTGGTTTTCTGAGCGTAAGTTTTAGGGGCAATTGCTAAAGCTACTAAAGCAAACACCGCAACAAATAAATTTTTCATGTTTATAAAGTT encodes the following:
- a CDS encoding fasciclin domain-containing protein encodes the protein MKNLFVAVFALVALAIAPKTYAQKTKMVGGAAMYPTKNIVENAVNSKDHTTLVAAVKAAGLVETLEGPGPFTVFAPTNEAFDKLPQGTVATLLKPENKATLTKILTYHVVAGRLSAADLMAKVKAGNGKAELSTVSGGKLWAMLQGKKLYLVDEKGGKSWVTIADVFQSNGVIHVVNTVLMPN